The window AAGTTCGAGACCAACGACGCGGCCGTCGCGGGCGTCTCCTTCACGGGGCAGGTTAAGGCGAAGCGGAACGGTGCGACCGCGATTCGCGCGGCGTTCCTGACCGAAGTGGCGGTCGCCACGTTCGCCGTTCCGTTCGAGAAGTCGGTCGACCCGAAGCTGTTCGTAGCGAAGAATAACTTCGTCGACGAACACGTGTTTGCCAAGCTCCGCGACTTGCGAATCGAGCCGTCCGACCTGTCGCCGGACGAAGAGTTCATCCGCCGGGCGTTCCTCGACACCACCGGAACATTGCCGACCGCCGACGAGGTCCGGGCGTTTACCGCGGATACGGCCGCGGACAAGCGCGCGAAGCTGATCGACGCCCTGCTCGCCCGCCCCGAGTTCGTGGATTACTGGACCCTGTTCCTCGGCGACCTGTTCCAGAACCGCAAGGAGCGGGACCACGACGTTCGCGGCGTCAAAGGCGTCCGCCAGTTTCACGAATGGCTCCGCAAGCAAGTGGCCGTTAACCGGCCGTGGGACGAGCTGGCGCGGGACGTGTTGACCGCGACCGGGAAGAACACGGTCAGCCCGGCCGTCGGGTATTACATCGTGATCGTCGGCGAACACAACGAGACGGAGAAATCGGAGGTGGCCGAGTCGGTCGCCCAGGCGTTCCTCGGCACCCGTATCGGCTGCGCCCGCTGCCACAACCACCCGCTCGAAAAGTACACGCAGGACGACTTCTACCACTTCGCCGCGTATTTCAGCCGCGTGAAGTTAGAGCGGAAGGAATCCAAGCAGGGGCCGACAACCCTCATGGTCGCCCACCGCGACCCGAACCAGGCCAAGAACCCGGTTGGCGTGAACCAGCCGCGGACCGGCCAGTTTATGAAGCCGCAGCCGCTCGACCGCTCGGTTGCGGACGTGAAGCCGACCGACGACCCGCGGGCGAAGCTGGCCGGTTGGATGACCGACCCCAAGAACGAGTTCTTCGCCGGGGCGATGGTGAACCGCGTGTGGCGACATTTACTCGGCGTTGGTCTGGTCGAGCCGGTGGACGACCTCCGGGCGACCAACCCACCCACGAATCCCGCCCTCTGGGCCGCATTGAAGCAGGAATTCGTCGGCCACAAGTACGACCTGAAGCACCTGATCCGCGTGATCCTGAACTCCCGGGCCTATCAGCTCACGTCGGC is drawn from Fimbriiglobus ruber and contains these coding sequences:
- a CDS encoding DUF1549 domain-containing protein, translating into MFRFALICLPLFVAAPVRGAEAAAPSFLNEVVPVLTKQGCSQGSCHGKGAGQNGFRLSLRGYAPDQDFRWLTREFDGRRLDAADPSRSLLLLKATGQVPHEGGRLFGTGDREFQTLLAWLSAGAPGPNAADAKITKLEVTPGDKVMAVGQTEQLTAWATFSDGSRRDVTWLTKFETNDAAVAGVSFTGQVKAKRNGATAIRAAFLTEVAVATFAVPFEKSVDPKLFVAKNNFVDEHVFAKLRDLRIEPSDLSPDEEFIRRAFLDTTGTLPTADEVRAFTADTAADKRAKLIDALLARPEFVDYWTLFLGDLFQNRKERDHDVRGVKGVRQFHEWLRKQVAVNRPWDELARDVLTATGKNTVSPAVGYYIVIVGEHNETEKSEVAESVAQAFLGTRIGCARCHNHPLEKYTQDDFYHFAAYFSRVKLERKESKQGPTTLMVAHRDPNQAKNPVGVNQPRTGQFMKPQPLDRSVADVKPTDDPRAKLAGWMTDPKNEFFAGAMVNRVWRHLLGVGLVEPVDDLRATNPPTNPALWAALKQEFVGHKYDLKHLIRVILNSRAYQLTSATKPGNETDSRFYSHYYARRLPAEVLLDALTSATGVGEKFDGYPEGVRAVQIPDPHAYSQFLKMFGSSERVTSCACERNGEVTLPQLLNLQNGDRLLAKLRDGSGALAKLLKDAKSDDALTEELFLRTLSRRPTADEQAAVKRAVAAGDPRDEVYRDLFWALLNAKSFAFNH